GCTAATCAACCGTCAACTATTGGCAGGGTAAGAGAATCTGAAAAGGTTCTCTCATGAATGACCTGCCGGAAGGAGCGTCGGCATGCCCGTCGTAACTATGCGCCAGCTGCTTGACAGCGGCGTCCACTTTGGACACCAGACCCGCCGTTGGAACCCGAAGATGAAGCGATTCATCTTCACGGAGCGCAACGGCATCTACATCATCGACCTGCAGCAGTCGCTGTCCTACATCGACCGCGCCTACGAGTTCGTCAAGGCCACCGTTGCACACGGCGGCACCGTACTCTTCGTCGGCACCAAGAAGCAGGCCCAGGAAGCAATTGCTGAGCAGGCAACCCGCGTTGGCCAGCCCTACGTGAACCAGCGCTGGCTCGGCGGTATGCTGACCAACTTCCAGACCGTTTCCAAGCGCATCCAGCGCATGAAGGAACTGGAAGAAATCGACTTCGACGACGTCGCCGGTTCCGCGTACACCAAGAAGGAACTGCTGCTCCTTCGCCGTGAACTCACCAAGCTGGAGACCAACCTCGGCGGTATCCGCAACCTGACCAAGGCACCCTCCGTGCTCTGGATCGTGGACACCAAGAAGGAACACCTGGCTGTTGACGAAGCCAAGAAGCTGAACATCCCGGTTGTGGCCATCCTGGACACCAACTGCGATCCTGACGAAGTCGACTTCCCGATCCCGGGCAACGACGACGCCATCCGCTCCGTGAACCTGTTGACCCGCGTTGTCGCGGACGCCGTTGCTGAGGGCCTCATCGCCCGCAACCAGCGTGCAACCGGCACCACCGAAGCTCCGGAAGAGCCGCTGGCTGAGTGGGAGCGCGAGCTCCTCGAAGGCAGCAAGACCGAAGAAGCTCCCGCAGCTGCTGCTCCGGCAGAGGAAGCACCCGCTGCTCCCGCTGCCGAGGAAGCTGCTCCGGTTGCAGAGGAAGCTCCGGCTGCTGCGGAAACGCCCGCCGCCGACGCGGACAAGTAAAACAAAGTAAATCCGGATTCTCCGGCGCTGTCCGCAGCTCCGGATCACTGACAGGATGGCGGCTCACCCGGTGAGCCGCTGTCCTGTCGGTCCGTACACCACATAAATTTTCTAGACAGAGGGGTTCACATGGCGAACTACACTGCCGCTGATATCAAGGCACTGCGCGAGCGCACCGGCGCCGGCATGATGGATGTCAAGAAGGCTCTCGACGAAGCCAACGGTGACGCCGAGAAGGCCATCGAAATCATCCGCATCAAGGGCCTCAAGGGCGCTACGAAGCGCGAAGGCCGCTCCACCGCTGAAGGCCTGGTGGCCGCGAAGGTCAGCAACGGCGTCGGCGTCATGATCGAGGTCAACTGCGAGACCGACTTCGTTGCCAAGGCTGACAAGTTCATCCAGCTGGCCGACAAGGTCCTGGCCGTGGCTGTGGAGTCCGGC
The window above is part of the Pseudarthrobacter sp. IC2-21 genome. Proteins encoded here:
- the rpsB gene encoding 30S ribosomal protein S2 codes for the protein MPVVTMRQLLDSGVHFGHQTRRWNPKMKRFIFTERNGIYIIDLQQSLSYIDRAYEFVKATVAHGGTVLFVGTKKQAQEAIAEQATRVGQPYVNQRWLGGMLTNFQTVSKRIQRMKELEEIDFDDVAGSAYTKKELLLLRRELTKLETNLGGIRNLTKAPSVLWIVDTKKEHLAVDEAKKLNIPVVAILDTNCDPDEVDFPIPGNDDAIRSVNLLTRVVADAVAEGLIARNQRATGTTEAPEEPLAEWERELLEGSKTEEAPAAAAPAEEAPAAPAAEEAAPVAEEAPAAAETPAADADK